From the Xenopus laevis strain J_2021 chromosome 7L, Xenopus_laevis_v10.1, whole genome shotgun sequence genome, the window CATCATTGGGCCTTGCCGTAATGGACCATACCAAGTGCTGCTCACCTACGTCAGTAAAATTGGAATACACATCATATTGGGTGCACTGCCAAAAGACAGTACTGTTACAGCTCATCAAGGAAACACAGAGGCAAAGTCTGAAAGCACTTCAGCCAAGTCAACTCTCTACTAACAAGAGCAAAAACACACAGTAAAGACACAGATGACTCTGAAGAAGGATAGTGAGAGGCTAAATTAAGGGAGGGATCTGGTATATTAGTAGCTTTTTAATTGTCCTGAAGGCATTCTAATCTTCCAAACATGCAGATTTCACCCTTAATTCTGGACCTTATAACAGTAATATCCCCAGCTCAGGCACATAATCATAATTGGATTCTACACTtgtataacactaatttggttactgtctctttaaatagcaatttacccttggcaatccaagggccctgagtcccttttgcatatgaaaagaaCTGGGAATtatagcacagtgcctccacctggtgaacactgaggaagacacctcagggggttccactaggaataataaaacacacagttggcaaatgaacaaataaactttatataaacagtttaacacTAGGGCAAACTAATACACACAACATTCCTATACTGGGGACACTTGGGACTCTACCTAAatcactattaggtgcttaactatTGCTTTACACAGTTCTTGTTAAAtgtcacagtcccaatcctccggaaggggttaataaccacacggttcaaatgattgtcccttccccagagctcttattccccaggtagtgttacctttttccccaaaagtacctTTCCCTTTTGAaattggcagcagctctctcgtagcaggtaaatggtTAAAACCTGTCTTCAgaatggggccccacgcttgtatccgtgccagtatcctccttTGAGTGGATCACTCACCgtggtgctctcagaggaattcacactggagatcataCACAGCTCTGTAGCAGAATCAATCttactagtggcacctttctccttctgagtttgcagcagcttggcaggggacaggctgggctcaatctccccagattcaacTGCTTCTTCTCTGTACCTTACAGTCTTACAGATACTCatgctggctctctcagctctctctctctgggagaccccgtgcatttggctccaaagtcaggcacaccctttctcccaaggatgcactggggttcccagccaatcggatcgctatccagcatgcaactgggctggatgatgtcactggcagacaaacaggggaagttTTACCTAACACCATGGTTTATAATACTCTGCAATCCCCAATTTCTAATCATGTCTCCAAAAGGATGATTTTAATAATAGATAATTGAGAAATGTCTGGGATCAACAGTTTCTTTACTATTCCCAATATAAGGGACTgcttaaatagttacatttttttggcAGCTGGCAAGGATCCTCAATGACATAACCAGTGAGactaatgattagtgatgggcgaatttatttggcaggcacaaattcatggcaaatttgcgcgattcgctgccagcgaacaaattcacaaaacgggcgtgaaaattcagacgttggcgtcaaaaacgagacgccgccatttcgctaatttttgcgccgtttcgcaaatttcgctggacattcgagaatttttcggcaaaactgcgcaaatttgcccatcactactaatgatgTCACTAATGAATTAAATGAAGAACAGGCCCAAATATGCAAAGTAGTActgcaaaaaaggttatttctAGATTTCATATTGTACAAGAAAGGAGGGATCTGCAGTCTTGCAGGCTTTAATTGTTGTACGTATGTTCCTAACAACAAAGAAAATATAGAGGATCATGTTCAAAAAGTAAAAGTTATGGAATTGCATCTTAGATCCTTCTTATTTTGGAGATTTGTGGGGTGGCTGCATTAAGACCTTGCTATAGATGACCTCTTTTATCATCATAGTGCTTGCATTAATTGATATATTGTGTTTCATATTCTATAAATTAATCTCATGCTATAAAAAGAGGAAGGAATCTTGTCAGCGTACCAGAGAGGCTAACTATGCCAATTCACTTTGTCTTCTCCTAGTATAGATGTTGAGACTGCTGAAAAAATGAAATTGACAGTAGTAAACCTATCATTCAGGCTGCCTCTGAAGCTGCTGGTCAGCTCCTTTAAGAAGtataccctaaaaattaatatgattaaaaatgccatgttttatctactgcacttattgtaccagcctaaagtttcagcttctcaatagtagcaatgatccaggacttcaaacttgtcacagggggtcaccatcttggaaagtgtctgcgacacacacatgctcagtgagctctgagcagctgttgagaagctaatcttaggggttgttgcaaattatcaagcagaaatgaggttggcttgtactaattaataatcagccttatattgtgacatttatattttatgtgtattgtatattgtgagtgggtctgtAAGCTCACTAAGTGACAGCAGCcaagagcatgtgcagcgaatcagcagaaaagaaaatgaggtgctactggggcatctttggaggcacagatcttttctcctttaaaacacctgACAACTTCACTTATTGTGACTGTTAGTGACAGCCCTCAGACTAAAACTGATGCTATGCCTGAACCACCTAGttccatatttacatagttaaattgggttgaaaaaaacaaagtccatcaagttaaacccctccaaataaaaacccagcatccatacacacacccctccatactttcacatgaattatatatacccatatctatactaactatagagtttagtatcacaatagcctttgatattatgtctgtccaagaaatcatccaagccattcttaaaggcattaacagaatcagccatcataacatcacccggcagtgcattccactaCCTCAcagccctcactgtgaagaaccacctacagtatgttgcttcaaatgaaagttcttttcttctagtctgaaggggtggcctttggtaTGGTAAtcaactttatgggtaaaaaggtcccctgctatttgtctataatgtcctctagcACTgaggtggctgaataaaaggggataatccccgactgcactaatcggtgtgtgtgtgcggatccgtttcttttacacactcTAGCACTGAGGCCTTATGAATAGAGATGTTCATTATAGCAAAAGCCTGTGATTAAATGATGGCTTGCTATGATTAGCAAATTTAGCTTTGTGATAAACACCTGACAATGAGAAATCAATTTTAAGGTGAAACATGAATAACAAGATATATAGTGGATACCTTGTCTCCAGAGGTTAAGAAAATTGTAGGAGAGGCTCCAAGTATGCAGGGGAGTCGGCCCATTGGGCCTGGGGCCCATTGTTGGCAGTCTAGTTCAGAATTAGCACCATGTTTAAATCCTCCTTAATGATTGCATTAAGGAGGATTTAAACATGGTGCTAATTCTGAACTAGACTGCCAACAATGGGTTTCTCCTGCAACATCCCTAGCCTGTGAGTTATTCATAATGTGGAAGTTGGGAAGAGCCAGGAGATACACAGCATTAttgaccttaaagggcatgtaaagtctaaaatagaggctagaaatgttgtattttgtatactaaatataaacatgaatttacagcaccacaagcctaatcaaacaaatcatttatgctttcaaagttggctacagggggtcaccatcttgtaactttgttaaacatctttgcaagactaagactaagtgcacatgctcagtgtggtcttggctgcttagggatcatcataaacaaggctgcttgagttctgcatggctggtaagtaaggccccctgctgttcatatgtatgattgtttccctgctcagcagttgcACCTGTACAATTGATAAATGAGTGCTCAATCATTATTTGCATTGAAGTGCTTCTAGTACTGTTTTCATAGGCTACAGGAAGGAAGGAAATCACACAGAGGGACATACATGTGTATTTTTATaccaaaatagtgtaaaatctggCATTATATGtatcacatttttattaagctAGATATCAAGTTTTCTTTAGGCAATAATTGCATATATAAAGGCCATGGGTGCGCTATACATATAGGTGCATACTGCAGAATTTGACAGAGATTTATGCCAACTATTTACAGTTTAATGGACTTGGCAAAGTCATTTGGAATGTAGGGGAACAGTCATGTACAGTAAGTCTCAAAAAACTTGCGCACAGCCTGGCATAGTTACGCATGTCTAATAATAAGACAGGTTCTCCTAGAATTAGGTGACCTCTGAAAACATGGCAACTAACCTGTCAACCTATTGGGTTGTAGGGGCTGGTTTGATGACTTCTAACAATACTGTCATAGCCCAGACTTGTTAGCATTACAGCATGAGAATAGTTTAGGTTTATCAACAAATGTAAGTCATGAATAAATCAACTTCATTCTGGATGTATTCTGGAGGGGGGTGAACATCTTTTGCATCAAATGCAGTTGTCATGTCCCATCCATTTACAAATCCAACATTTAAGTCTTTAAAGATGAGTTCAAATACAAAGTAGTGAACAAGACCATGGAAATCTGATTTTGCTTCATGACTATTAGTTGTCGCGAAGATGTTCTCTGTTTTAAGTATAACCTTAGTTTCAGGACTTCTTCGGAAAAGACGCACCAATGCCCTTCGTATGTTGATGAGTCTCTTGATGAAGTGGTGAACTGGATAAGACCTAAAATGGTTACCTATATTAAGAACAATCACAGTTTTGTCATGTCCCCCAATCAAATCAATTTCTCGTGGAATGGTACGGTCCTCTCTGCAAGATTGGTATGAAGTGCTTATGAATGGGTTGCCATGTCTTTTCCAGCTTATTCTCATATTCCTCTTTAGGTCAATGCCCCAAAGCTTTTGTGCCCAACCACCTTCATAAAGGTTCAAAACCGTCATTTctaaagaaaagaacaaaaatcTATTGCTAGTGAATAAATTTTCCATGTAAAATTGCAAGCATGTCTCGTGCCTCTAAAATAGCATCAAATAATCAGTAAATTGTTACACACATTGTCATATGGGCTATAAACCGATAATTCTTTCACATAATAGACCAATTTATCTGTCAATGATTTAGTGGATTCATAactatcaaagggtgaaaatgaTGACTACATATACTTAACACAAATACACCTGTGCACGCAAGAAAAATCCTTAGAAGCTTATTCTCTACAATATTTTCACTCCTCTCCTCCCTCAAACTCTTTACTCTCCTAGTGTTTTTTTCATACTTTAATCTATTCTTCTTTGTATTTCTGCCCTTTGTTTCCACACAGAAATAGGTAATGTCAAATAGGAGCAGAGGGCCAACTGACgtctgggagttttcctggtatcctggtgagTCAGTCCAAAAGTGCATTTGACTTCAGCATGTCAGGTCACAGGAAATAGGTGGGGGCCTTATGTTATATCATTTAACGATAGGAGAAACTGCTAATATTCAGTTGATCCAGGGTAGTTTGAACATAACAAATGCCATATTATAAGATCTGGTATCGCAAGGAGAGTAGTAGTCAataatggcacatactgtattaaCTTCCTATACCACATGTAACATCAGATATCTTCATTTATACCTTATATACACTGGGGCTAATTTGTGAACGccgggcaaatttgtacctgaaCAATAACTCCTgacaaccaattaaatgtttgctttcattgttcttgctgcagtctctgattggttgcctaCTATATTTAATATTCAATACGTTTTTTGCCTCTTTAATTTTACTACTGTACTTGCCAATGCATCACTCACCATTCAGTTTACTTATAAAATGTGCCATCCACTGACGCAGGGTTGAATCTCCCAGTATGTATATAACCTTTCCTTGCATACACGTATTAAGTTCTTCCAAGTTGTGGTTAGATTTCATGCTGCAAGCATGAGGAGTCCAAACATTATTGATAAAATGTCCACTGGGATATTCTAGTTTCATTCCAATTCTACatctttcactgttttttttatctgaattatCTTGGAGAAAAAGGAATGATATCAAAGTATTAGCAagacataaataaaatacatgctAAAAGCTTaataagattttcattcatccaggacatgatatacagtatctaaaagCCAAGTGGCTATTCCAGTTCATCTGAGTGGTAGGGAATTCTTtggcatttaaacccttaaaggacatgtaaaccccccacaaatATGTAATCGGTGAACAGCCTCTCTGAAGTCTTTAAATAAGTGCCACTTTGGTTGTTAAatggttaatagtgatgggcgaatttgtgccgtttcgattcgccggaaaattcgcgaatttcacgtgaaattcgcgaaatggcaaaaaattcgtgaaacggcgccggcgtccgttttttcgaaaaacaaaaattttgacgcctgcgaatttttgccacgaatttattcgctggtggcgaatcgcgcaaattcgcacctggcgaataaattcgcccatcactaatggttaatagtaaggctgcactTAATTGCTTAGGAATCCTTCcataacccactctgccccctccatTAGGAATTTCCTTTgcctgttggctactgagcatgctaaATTCTTCTCAACTTAGATTAATAAAAATgtcctccagtctagcagccaatgaagataGTATTACTGGCATAGGAACACTGGTCTAGCTGTGTGCTTCTATTTTTTATACATAACcgcctctcctgagctcagcttaactatTACATGAGCTTGTGGCTGAAAATGAAGGACCCTTAAAAAAGACATTTCAGAGCAGTGGCAACAGGTTTCTGTTTCCAGTTTGATAAAGGGCAGTACTGTAAGTGAGGAGGTACATGCAAATTCAGCCAGGTTTGCTCAGGGTGTGGGGGTTCTCACTCTCAGGTCTGGTGTTTCAAAAGAGTCAAATGGAATTTGTTTTCCTCCAAACATTCCTTTTATGCTGTTCTAAACTTTGCACTGGGTGTTTTCACAAACTTAATAGTACATTGatttttgtatacagtatgtgcatggGTCAGCCTCTGCTTTTAATTATTACAGGTTTTAAGATTTATGGTACTAAGGCTGAAAGCAATataatcaagctttttttaaaataaaataccacttctattaatatatatatatatatatatatatatatatatatatatatatatatatatatatatatatatatatatatatatatatatataatgaaagctATGTATTAACTTTGCCCTTATTTACATATATGGAAATACATCACAATTGCAAGCAAGCCCTGAATGCCTGTTACGGGGGTAGCCCTCTGTCAGTGGTGTGTATAATGTTTGTATTGTTGTGTACTATAGGGCATGCTGTAACCTCCAATGCAATTCTGTGGTTTCTTAAAAAAGCTACAAATGACCTTCATTAAATGTGTCAATTCTTCTTCTGTCTAACTATTACTAgattaattctaattctaaaaattcatctaattattttattattttatggtaTATAACAATTGACTCTAATACCTGGAAAAACATTATTCGGAATGATATGAATGATGCCATTTCCAAAAGCGTGCTGTTTAAATCATCATTTGTTCATTCTTCCCTAATTTGCAGTTCTCTAATAACAGGACAATGCTTTACTTGCTGCCATAAACCTAAACTGATGGCAAATtggtttatttactttattattattactattgtaGTAAGAAAGCTACAATAATAAAATGGATTATAGGAACCCATAATTAACAGCTTGATGCCCCATTTATGGGTTCCACCCCATATGTTATTAATcccctatttaaaaacaatgcaATGAACTATTGTTAGTTGATACCAATAAATATgtactttgtgtgtgtttttcaaaCAGTTACTACTTACTATTACAGCTGGTTACATTAACATTCTCAAAGTCTTTTGGTATTTCCACTCTGAGCCTGGACCTTTAAACAGGAAAAGATTGTTAACCAATATGAATGAACAACAAGAATGTCTTCTTGTGCAGCATCATAGTGTCACGAGCTAAAAAAAACTAGTAACCTGGTTGTTATACTTGAAAAGAGGAACCAATCCATTAATGGACAAACAACACAACATTTATGaaattaataaatctaaaaagaaaacaaaaaatgaaggaaCAGTGGTGGTTTAATAATGCTGGTGTTAATATGTTCTCCTGCCTTAGAATAGTTACACCAAAACCACTGATTACCCCTTCCAACCTTTCTTGGCAGTgacatttattttcaaaacaaatgGAGGAGACCACAAGCTTCTCCGATGCTCTATTCCTCATaactaaaaattcacattttaccaTTGTAACACCATTACATTTTAACTGAGCATATCACATTTTAAATATCTGCTTAAATGGGTGTGATTTTTTCATTAGGATGAAGCTTTAGTAAAAAGGTAGCAGAAAAATATGTGcaatgtgaaaaatattttctttgcacaaataattttttctttgtgCATAAAGATAAGCCTTGGAAACACATTGCGACTCAACTGCCAAGAAAAAAGATAACCCTTTTCAATCAAATGAGCGCCACAAACTATTATTGAGTCCCTAATGACCCACAGTTTCTATTCCAGTGACTTAAAAAAGACGAAGAACAGGGGATAATAATTGTCCCTGCTGGTGTTTCTATATTgtgttcagtggcgtaacttcggatgccagggccccccagcaaagaaattttcagggcccccctctgtacaaaatagtgggagaatttaatgtataatatccccagaactcatagaaggctggtacagtagcaattccatgtataaataacccagagctatagaaggatggcacagttgcaatttcacatataaattcCCCAGGAAAGTAAAGTTCCAACAACATGCCACCAAAAACAAGCACACTGCTATGAACACTAGTTACCCAgtgcaaatataaaatatgtaaaagcaaCATAATACTAAACTTATATTTTTGTCCCATGCTCTgcttttctttcacttttattttcttatacataCATGCACTTTACTTAATACATATTGCTTTACCTCCTCCTGTTCTTCAGCTAGCAGTACCCCTCTTTTCTTTGTATCTCTAATTTTCTAAGGCTCTCCTTTTGCATTTATGTTGTTTAAACAATTAACCAAAACCAGCCATGAAATATATTTGTATCCTTCTTTTCTGCCATAATTGCCCATGGAAACAAAAATCTTTTCACATGGCAGCAATGCTTCCTACTTTGAATACAAATGTTATCTGTAAAGGGAGTGTTAATGAATGTACTGACCCATATGCTGACTGAACAGTGAGGAATAACAGTTGTGTTTTAGTGATTGTATTTGCCCATGGAAACAAAATGCTTTTCACATAGCAGCAATGCGATTTCTCCTACCTCAGCTCTGTGTAAAAGCTCTTGCCTTAGCTCCCTGAAACTTCTTTAAACTGCAGCCGGTAAGAGCACACACTTCTAATACAGCCAGTGCTTGAACTGGGATCAAAATTGGAGGGATGGTACGCTCGGCACACAATGCACCCACTATTATACTAAGCCTCGCCCACCAATACTTTCGAGTTTCAGCCACTTTAAGCCAAAACCATTTTGCtattttcatgtttattaaaggagagctaaaccctaggtataggatctgttacccaAAATGATCAGGGGCTGGGGTAtgccagataaagggtctttccgtaatctggaacTCCATACCcgagtctgctaaaaatcatttgaacatttagTTAACCCAACAgttttgttttcccaccaataaaaattagttatatcttagttgggatgaagtacaatattcagttttgttattacagagaaaaaagaaatattttgaattatttaattaaaattaagtttatggTAGACaaacttcctgtaatttagagctttctggataatggatcctatacctgtactgcttaaTACAGCCAATTACAGTAGGTTCTGGTTTTGAAAGTCTTTTCTGAAACATTCCACCTGCAAGCCCTGTTTAATTAATAGCCCCCCTGGATTCTCCCGATCATCTGGGGCAGTAAATTTGGCTTCTGTCTTTCCCCTGACCTTGACCTCATCACAGTATTAAATTAACTCTTTCCTATcacataattttcttttattatggcttcccccatggacctagtacaggtatgggacccattatccagactgcttgggacctggggttttctagataaaagatctttccgtaatttggatcttcataccttaagtctactaaaaaatcatattaacatgaaataaaccaaataggctggttttgcttccaataaggattaattatatcttagttgggatcaagtacaagctactgttttattattacagagaaaaggaaattatttttaaaaacttggattatttctataaaatggagtctatggaagacagtcattctgtaatttggaactctctagataacgggtttccagataatggatcccatacctgtatatacatttttttttaagaaacacttttcacacactgttttttttttgagaaaaaataggAATTCTGGTGGAAATCAACAAAAACACAAGCAGCATAGACAAGCTAGTATAGTTAATGATCTCTGCCCCAGAATGGTTTATGGTCAGTTGACAGGGCCTTCTCCAATTAACTAACTATAAATCTAATTAAAGCTTTCTTTCACCTCACCCCCTTCTCCTGCTTGTTTTCACTCCATTCCCTCAGGCCTGTATTTAACCCTTAACCTTCTTGCCAACCTGCATAAATAAAACAGTGGCAAGGTTAGGGCAACAGTTCCCTGCCCTCCACCTTctcacaagttaaaaagaaaaagctcTGGTATTCTGAATTATTGCATCCCGCCCGACTGAATACAGCGCCATGCACCAGACAAGAGCTACAGGAGCTCATGAAAGGCCAATCCTCCCACATGCCTTGCATTCGCACCGGATGCTTTTTAAAGTTGTTAAATGTTAGGCGGAACAGAGGCAGGAGCAAAAGACTATAATACATTGTCGCTCTGTGCAAAAATATTTAGGTTTTCAGTGGCAAAAGCCCCGCAGAGGTCCGGATCATCAGCTCCATTCCCCTAAATGATCCTGGCTGGTTGCAcatactgaggaagcaggcccctgCTGGGCCCCCTGAacccccgggcccccctgcgactgcggggtctgatTGTGTTTAACACTTAAAACAAATTAGCTCCTTTTATGTTGCCTTCTTCCCACCaaaagattaaatatataaagtgcaagtgcataaATTAATTAGGTACCCTCTGTTGGGGCTACTGAACTATTAAgtgtacagtttatataaagtgattCAGTGCTGATTTGATACTTgaattaatataatgaatttaaaattaattactgTATCAATTCATTCAGAATTCAGTGCGTATTACAATTATAAACAGTGAAGGGTTAAAAATTCTTAAGTGTTGCCTTGATAGATTGCTGAGGTGCCAGAAAATTTAATTAAATGGCCCAATTAATCAAAATTGTTTCATGAGagaagtaggaaaaggaaatgtaagcaggtggagaagtcccgtgtGATCTAACTGGTCATTTGGCTAGCTATAGGACCCCACAAAGAGgaagaagtcagtgcttctgggacTGTGGTTTCGATTATTATTTTGTCTATCTGTTGTAAAGGACTGActtcctataaaaccacaaatcccagcgCACTTATAGCGAAAAACAGTTTATAAGAATGAAGATGAGATCTCTTGAAGCAAAACAAAAAGCAGGAGCAACAATTTAAATTTCCacgaaaatgtttaaaaagaaccCCCCTAAGGTTGCTAAAATAGTATGAACCGTCTATACAAAGCATATGAAGCTGACACGCGTTTCGCAAATTGCTTTTTCATAGGCTGTGCTAAACACAATATAGAAACACCAGCAGGGGACAATTAATATCCCctgttcttcttcttttttaagtCTCTGGAATAGAAACTGTGGGTCATTAGGGACTCAATAGTTTGTGGTGCTCATTTGATTGAAAAGGGTTATCTTTTTTCTTCTCCATACAAATCTGCATGTACTGACCTAAGTCAGATCCCTTTCTCAATCAATTTAGGATATCTGGTGGtagattcttttttcttttaatctgcTATGTTTTTACTAAAGCTTAATCATACTATGGGAAAAAGTTGATATATTTCATCTTAACTTAATTTAATCacataaatgaaagtgtttgtgCATTAAATAGTTAAAACATGCAAATCATGCATCATCATCTCTTCCGTCTTCTGCTTTCTTCACgcgactgcacatgc encodes:
- the LOC108696407 gene encoding NXPE family member 4 is translated as MALYQLKRGGAFAGTLTVLFCLSFWYYSIPHKTMNIKIPIENVKKASEIQREVDEILSQIESMIAKVDLLHKDNTTCAEKSKATIVNPKNNYCAGDSLIVQVDMFDYLGNRKTYGGDYLRARISTKELNAGASGRIEDFHNGTYHVHFTLYWEGKIDLSILLIHPSEAVSVLWNKRNSWYGNIDYTGKFMYQNTQTETKCGFDLNKSQELCEYNDQRDEEYFYCMKPPSYECDMLTETRSWYTGRSILKELEASLFDKSRLRVEIPKDFENVNVTSCNNNSDKKNSERCRIGMKLEYPSGHFINNVWTPHACSMKSNHNLEELNTCMQGKVIYILGDSTLRQWMAHFISKLNEMTVLNLYEGGWAQKLWGIDLKRNMRISWKRHGNPFISTSYQSCREDRTIPREIDLIGGHDKTVIVLNIGNHFRSYPVHHFIKRLINIRRALVRLFRRSPETKVILKTENIFATTNSHEAKSDFHGLVHYFVFELIFKDLNVGFVNGWDMTTAFDAKDVHPPPEYIQNEVDLFMTYIC